The DNA window ATCACCTCTGCCCCCGGTTTTACATTTGGTTTTGTTAATACTTCCATTGCTCATGTCTAACTGGTAATTGATTAAGCTCATCCTTGTAAGACTTCCATTTGGGTAAAAACTTATCCATATATGCTATAAAAATATTATTATGTTTTCTTTCCAGTAGGTGCACCATTTCATGTACCACTATATACTCCAAGCAATTTGGAGGTTTTTTTGCAAGCTCAAGGTTTATCCAAATTCGTTTTTCTTCAGCATTGCATGTACCCCATTTTGTTTTCATTCTCCTGATTCCAAATTCGTTAACTTCTACATTGAGTATCTTTTCCCATTTTTCAATCAGTGGCGGAATAAGGGTTTTAAGCTGTGCCCTATACCACTCATCAATTATTATTTGTCTCTTAGCCATCGTTGTTTCAACTTTGGTATACATGACCATTGTTTTATGTTTTAGCTCAATCCTCGGTATACCATTTGACTCAATAACTTTTAAAAGATATCGTTTTCCTCTAAAAAAATGGCTTTCCCTATTTAAATATTCCCTTGGGGTTTCTCTTACCTGCCCTCTGAATTTTTCCTGCTGTCTTCTTATCCAACTTAACTTTGATAGTGCGTATACCCTTATTGTGTCCATATCAAGCCTTAAAGGAGCAGCTATTCGTACCGCACCGGAAGGAGGATATACGCTAAGATGAATATTCTTTATATCTTTTTGTTCAACATCAATAATAATATCTCCAAATTGTATCTGTCCAAGTTTAATATTCGTTTTGCTGCTCGACAATTGAAAAAATCCTTTCTACTTCATTTTGATCCTGCAAAACTTGATATAATGCACTTTTGATCACCTGTTTTTTTGCAGTGTTTTCACCTCGCCAACCATCTGGTTTACTCTCCATAACAGTATTATGAACTGCAATGGCAAGCTCTTCATTTTTCCCAAGGTTATTAAACAAAGCTCTCTTGGCTGGGGTATTTAAACTCTTGGGAGTACTGTCGGTTTTTCCCTGCTGAACGTTTCTGGCAAGTTCTGCAATCTTCTTTAAGTATTCCTCATAAGAAATGGCATTATCTTTACGCTCTTTAATTACTGCTTTTAACAAAGTTGACATTTCGTCAAAATATGCAGGGTCAATCAAATGATCCTTAATTATCTTACTGCGTACATTATTTTCAATAGCTTCCGCTACTGCCTCCTTATTGCTTTTCATATTTTCCGAAAGGCTGTTGATAGCGTCTGCAATCCCTGTTTTTACAATTATTTCTATAAGTGACATTTCAGTAAACGGTGAAATATTACGAGGATCTTCAGCCTGTATATAACTATCAATAAGATATCTCATATCAGCTTCATAAGTTTTAAAATCAGTTGTTTCATGGCTTGCCATCTTTATTTCTTCTCTTAACTTTAAGTAAAAATCTATTAGCTTCTTTATATCCATAATTTCTTTTTCGGTATATCCTGCAGCTTCCATATCATCGGCAATATTTGCATAAGCCCTTATGAGTGCCACTATCCCTTTATATAAAGCCATTCTTTGAACTTCCCGAGCTTTTAAATCCTCCGGAATTTCTGGATTACCGCAAAAATAACGCATGTACTGGAATGTATCTTTAGGAGGCATAACAGGCTCACAGAGGAAATCCAGATGTTCAATGGCCTCATCCAGCCTTTCACGTCCTTGCTCAATCCTGTTTTTCAAAAGAATATCACAGTCGGCTTTTTCAAACTCATCATAATCAAGCTCGGCAGTATATACTGCCACTGCCTTTTCAACTTTTCTGAAAAGGTCTTTGTAGTCAACAACATATCCAAACTGTTTATCATCACTATCCAGCCTGTTTACACGGCATATAGCCTGAAACAATCCATGATCCTGCATGGATTTATCGATATAAATATAAGTACAGCTTGGTGCATCAAAGCCTGTCAAAAGCTTGTTTACAACTATAATAAGCTTCATATTGGCAGGTTCTTTTAAAAATTTTTCTTTTACATTATCTTCATAAGTTTCAGTTTTGGTCTTTTTGGGTTTTGGAACAACATCCTTAAGAAGTTCCTTATATGTATTGTATATATACTCCTTTTCGGTTTCTGTATTGCTTCCCGTATCTTCTGTTGTAATATCTTTAGTGCTTGGGTTGTAGGATGTAACAATTGC is part of the Pseudobacteroides sp. genome and encodes:
- a CDS encoding SprT family zinc-dependent metalloprotease gives rise to the protein MSSSKTNIKLGQIQFGDIIIDVEQKDIKNIHLSVYPPSGAVRIAAPLRLDMDTIRVYALSKLSWIRRQQEKFRGQVRETPREYLNRESHFFRGKRYLLKVIESNGIPRIELKHKTMVMYTKVETTMAKRQIIIDEWYRAQLKTLIPPLIEKWEKILNVEVNEFGIRRMKTKWGTCNAEEKRIWINLELAKKPPNCLEYIVVHEMVHLLERKHNNIFIAYMDKFLPKWKSYKDELNQLPVRHEQWKY